The following coding sequences are from one Diospyros lotus cultivar Yz01 chromosome 7, ASM1463336v1, whole genome shotgun sequence window:
- the LOC127805695 gene encoding LOW QUALITY PROTEIN: pentatricopeptide repeat-containing protein At5g48910-like (The sequence of the model RefSeq protein was modified relative to this genomic sequence to represent the inferred CDS: inserted 1 base in 1 codon; substituted 1 base at 1 genomic stop codon), which produces MHINLEIWCKPKGSEVFDKSPVGDVVEWTAMIDPYGKRVDITKARELFEKMPDRNVISWSAMMASHSPAGDFREVLSLFRQMQEVGVEPNESVLVSVLTTCAHLGALAQGFCVHSYAKRRNLDSNPILATALVDVYSKCGCVELALPVIDNIPNKDAGAWNAIISGSAMSGTLXELFXLFNKMTTEGTQPTEITFVSLLSACTHSRLVKGGLKLFEQMDTFYGVKPKLEHYACVVDLLARAGMVKEAEMFIEEEMGGIERGDVNVWGALLSACRANGNVDVANRVWKKLASMRVGSQYNKPGCSVIGVNGVVHEFHESLQEMCGLLDSLSNASYIA; this is translated from the exons TGAGATTTGGTGTAAACCAAAAGGGTCTGAAGTGTTTGATAAAAGTCCCGTCGGGGATGTTGTGGAGTGGACTGCAATGATTGACCCGTATGGGAAAAGGGTGGACATTACGAAGGCAAGAGAGCTGTTTGAAAAAATGCCTGACAGAAATGTTATATCTTGGAGCGCAATGATGGCTTCTCATTCTCCGGCTGGTGACTTCAGGGAGGTGTTGAGCCTGTTTAGACAGATGCAAGAAGTGGGTGTTGAGCCAAATGAATCTGTGTTAGTCAGTGTGCTGACTACTTGTGCTCACCTTGGTGCGCTAGCGCAAGGGTTTTGTGTTCACTCCTACGCCAAGCGACGAAATCTTGATTCCAATCCCATTCTGGCCACTGCGTTGGTTGACGTGTACTCAAAATGTGGTTGTGTTGAGTTGGCTTTACCAGTAATTGACAACATTCCGAATAAGGATGCTGGAGCATGGAATGCTATCATTTCTGGGTCTGCAATGAGTGGAACGC GAGAATTATTCtaactttttaataaaatgacaACGGAGGGGACTCAGCCGACTGAGATAacttttgtttctcttcttaGCGCTTGCACGCATTCAAGATTGGTTAAGGGGGGGCTTAAATTGTTTGAACAAATGGATACCTTCTATGGGGTCAAACCGAAGCTCGAGCATTATGCATGCGTGGTTGATCTTTTGGCTCGAGCAGGCATGGTGAAGGAAGCCGAGATGTTCATAGAGGAGGAGATGGGTGGGATCGAGCGAGGGGATGTAAATGTCTGGGGAGCTTTGTTGTCTGCTTGTAGAGCCAATGGCAATGTTGATGTTGCAAACAGAGTTTGGAAAAAGTTGGCTAGCATGAGAGTTGGCTCTCAATACAACAAACCTGGTTGCAGTGTTATAGGGGTGAATGGTGTTGTTCATGAGTTTCATGAATCTTTGCAAGAAATGTGTGGACTGCTAGATTCTTTATCTAATGCATCGTATATAGCTTAG